A single window of Falco rusticolus isolate bFalRus1 chromosome 6, bFalRus1.pri, whole genome shotgun sequence DNA harbors:
- the BACH2 gene encoding transcription regulator protein BACH2, translating into MSVDEKTDSPMYVYESTVHCTNILLCLNDQRKQDILCDVTLIVEGKEFRAHRAVLAACSEYFLQALVGQTENDLVVSLPEEVTVRGFGPLLQFAYTAKLLLSRENIQEVIHCAEFLRMHNLEDSCFSFLQTQLLNNEDGLFLCKKDTTCQRMHDEENSDGDEEETMESETSKISCPRERVHQEPFNFETTVAGADKGEGMLPDSDMLRDSKDNLDKDAVTRYPRYKKYQLACTKNVYNTSHISTSGFASTFSEESSGNGLKSGLAMGQIKSEPQNEENDEESITLCLSGDEPDIRDKEGDVEMDRKQPSPTCVDRPKSGSSPSCLRSFFNRTKSIDLVGFPSTSQQHFGRSPACPFEKGTTQGDHKTDYIPFTGNYGQSHAMQKDASNFTVGSPLRGPGFETLCKQEGELDRRSVIFSSNACDQVNTSVHSYSGVSSLDKDLTETVPKGLWAGGSQSLPSSQTYSHSGLTADHLPGRMRPNTSCPVPIKVCPRSPPLETRTRTSSSCSSYSYAEDGSGGSPCSLRLCELSSSPCSQGPRFLAPEHQEPGVVGDGLYNPVRAQIKCEPSYGTNSSDESGSFSEADSESCPVQDRGHEVKLPFPVDQITDLPRNDFQMMIKMHKLTSEQLEFIHDVRRRSKNRIAAQRCRKRKLDCIQNLECEIRKLVCEKEKLLSERNQLKASMGELLDNFSCLSQEVCRDMQSPEQIQALHRYCPVLRPMDLQPATTISPSPAGVEQSLVTSQCVGESMQCCSEQGSVQLGAPWLPNNIAENCSAGGGLDGADTGTYPERELPPEQSSQTVTVDFCQEMTDKCTTDEQPRKDYT; encoded by the exons gtcacTGTCAGGGGATTTGGTCCATTGTTACAGTTTGCCTACACTGCTAAGCTGTTACTCAGCAGAGAAAACATCCAGGAGGTCATCCACTGCGCTGAATTCCTGCGCATGCACAACCTGGAGGACTCCTGCTTCAGCTTCCTTCAGACACAACTGCTGAACAACGAAGATGGCCTGTTCCTGTGCAAAAAAGATACCACCTGTCAGCGCATGCACGATGAGGAGAACTCAGATGGAGATGAGGAGGAGACAATGGAATCGGAGACGTCAAAAATATCTTGCCCAAGAGAGAGGGTGCACCAAGAGCCGTTCAATTTTGAAACCACTGTTGCTGGAGCAGACAAAGGCGAAGGGATGCTGCCTGACTCTGACATGCTGAGAGACAGCAAGGACAATTTGGACAAAGATGCAGTAACACGGTACCCCAGATACAAGAAATACCAGCTTGCTTGTACCAAGAATGTCTACAACACATCACACATCAGTACCTCAGGTTTTGCAAGCACATTCAGCGAAGAGAGTTCTGGAAATGGCCTCAAATCAGGACTTGCTATGGGGCAGATAAAAAGCGAGCCTCAGAATGAAGAGAACGATGAAGAAAGCATCACACTTTGCCTGTCTGGAGATGAACCTGACATCAGGGATAAAGAGGGGGATGTTGAAATGGACAGGAAACAGCCAAGCCCCACTTGCGTTGACAGGCCGAAAAGTGGGTCCTCTCCTTCTTGCTTGCGGTCTTTcttcaacagaacaaaaagcataGATTTGGTTGGCTTCCCCAGCACTTCCCAACAGCACTTTGGCAGGAGTCCAGCATGCCCTTTTGAAAAAGGGACAACTCAGGGTGACCACAAAACTGATTACATCCCTTTCACAGGGAACTATGGACAGTCCCATGCCATGCAGAAGGATGCTTCCAACTTCACAGTGGGATCACCACTCAGGGGGCCTGGCTTTGAAACTCTCTGTAAGCAAGAAGGGGAGCTGGACAGGAGGAGTGTTATATTCTCTTCAAATGCTTGTGACCAAGTAAACACTTCGGTGCATTCATATTCTGGTGTGAGCAGCTTGGACAAAGACCTCACTGAGACTGTGCCAAAGGGTCTGTGGGCTGGCGGTAGCCAGTCTCTCCCCAGCTCTCAGACCTATTCGCACAGTGGACTGACAGCTGATCACTTGCCGGGAAGGATGCGGCCGAACACGAGCTGTCCAGTGCCAATTAAAGTTTGCCCTCGTTCTCCTCCTTTGGAAACCAGAACCAGGACTTCCAGCTCGTGCTCTTCCTACTCGTACGCAGAGGACGGCAGCGGCGGCTCTCCCTGCAGTCTGCGTCTTTGCgagctctcctcttccccttgctCCCAAGGCCCCCGATTCCTGGCGCCCGAGCACCAGGAGCCCGGTGTAGTGGGGGATGGATTGTACAACCCAGTCCGAGCCCAGATTAAATGTGAGCCATCCTATGGAACAAACTCCAGCGATGAGTCTGGGTCATTCTCAGAAGCAGACAGTGAATCATGTCCTGTGCAAGACAGAGGGCATGAG GTGaaacttccttttcctgttgATCAAATCACAGATCTTCCAAGGAATGATTTCCAGATGATGATAAAGATGCACAAGCTAACCTCAGAGCAGCTCGAGTTCATCCACGATGTCCGCCGGCGCAGCAAGAACCGAATTGCAGCTCAGCGCTGCCGCAAGAGGAAACTGGACTGTATTCAGAACCTAGAATGTGAAATCCGCAAGTTG gtgTGTGAGAAAGAGAAATTGCTCTCAGAAAGGAACCAGCTGAAAGCAAGCATGGGAGAATTGTTAGACAACTTCTCGTGTCTTTCCCAAGAAGTGTGTCGAGACATGCAGAGCCCAGAACAGATCCAAGCTCTCCACCGATACTGCCCCGTTCTCAGACCCATGGATCTACAGCCAGCCACTACCAtcagcccctccccagctggcgTGGAGCAGAGCCTGGTGACCTCCCAGTGTGTTGGGGAAAGCATGCAGTGCTGCTCGGAGCAAGGATCCGTGCAACTGGGAGCGCCCTGGCTGCCCAACAACATCGCAGAAAATTGTTCAGCTGGCGGGGGGTTGGATGGAGCTGACACAGGTACTTATCCCGAGAGAGAGCTtccaccagagcagagcagccaaaCGGTCACAGTAGACTTCTGTCAGGAAATGACTGATAAATGTACAACAGATGAACAACCTCGGAAAGATTACACCTAG